One Mustela nigripes isolate SB6536 chromosome 5, MUSNIG.SB6536, whole genome shotgun sequence DNA segment encodes these proteins:
- the LOC132018733 gene encoding LOW QUALITY PROTEIN: uncharacterized protein LOC132018733 (The sequence of the model RefSeq protein was modified relative to this genomic sequence to represent the inferred CDS: deleted 1 base in 1 codon), translating into SPGLPRLVLFQPPAGRVVDLRGALGLPGSGQGCPATGWGEGVRGRPESGRRAAGRGLGARTFPRFPAGRAERSGSPPAPDPCLHPGGQARGGQALRRLLPPQPFLTSRTRALAIYSLYCSLFSCERPGQQRDRPISSRARDSPARPAPPSRPIRPCARALAGFAAGPEPSRGGNNQWAAESKGARAGKLGFPSPTFLSPPTGMCSSSSRPLAPRGNTIRDQKNYKSLHPPRRKRERRGAGRSGARRLEMRTNKGNGWGRLWLPGAGYFTRYTHSLSDLCCNAARHYCVQFRERSTCQRSQSAPVVEMRLNPEP; encoded by the exons TCCCCGGGCCTGCCCCGGCTCGTCCTCTTCCAACCCCCAGCGGGGCGCGTGGTCGACTTGCGGGGAGCTCTAGGGCTGCCCGGGAGTGGGCAGGGGTGCCCGGCGACgggatggggagagggggtaCGGGGCAGGCCTGAGTCTGGGAGGAGGGCTGCGGGCCGGGGTCTCGGGGCCCGAACGTTTCCCAGGTTTCCCGCGGGGAGAGCGGAGCGGTCTGGGTCCCCTCCGGCCCCGGATCCCTGCCTCCATCCCGGAGGACAAGCCCGTGGCGGCCAGGCTCTGCGGAGGTTGCTGCCTCCCCAGCCCTTTCTCACTTCTCGGACACGGGCGCTCGCGATTTACTCGCTTTATTGCTCCCTTTTCTCCTGCGAGCGCCCAGGGCAGCAGAGGGACCGACCGATCTCCTCTAGAGCCCGCGACTCCcctgcccgccccgccccaccaTCCCGGCCGATCCGCCCGTGCGCTCGCGCGCTCGCTGGGTTTGCGGCGGGGCCGGAGCCCTCGCGTGGTGGGAACAACCAGTGGGCAGCGGAAAGCAAAGGCGCCCGGGCGGGGAAGCTCGGTTTTCCGAGCCCCACTTTCCTTTCGCCGCCCACTGGGATGTGTAGTTCTTCCTCTCGCCCACTGGCTCCGAGAGGAAATACGATT AGGGACCAAAAAAACTACAAATCCCTGCATCCCCCGCGACGAAAGCGGGAGAGGCGCGGTGCGGGGCGTTCTGGTGCTCGGAGACTGGAGATGCGAACTAACAAAGGGAATGGTTGGGGGCGGCTGTGGCTTCCCGGGGCTGGGTACTTTACACGTTACACACATTCTTTATCTGATCTTTGCTGCAACGCTGCGAGGCACTACTGTGTGCAGTTTAGAGAACGCTCTACTTGCCAGAGATCTCAGAGTGCCCCTGTGGTGGAAATGAGATTGAACCCAGAGCCctga